The Pyricularia oryzae 70-15 chromosome 5, whole genome shotgun sequence genome includes a region encoding these proteins:
- a CDS encoding serine/threonine protein kinase encodes MTTYVYPSAFSPLTSQLGVSVGAGAAGAITSANDEATTSSKSAKDASFATFICHTAYLEGQLRKGDQSAFFAAGGKQIVNRKRIGEGASFLVDRAELQSNTETDGSQGPKYVAVKTAKEPTADAESSGRWRDILFEIRALLHEPLRYHPNIVHLLDIRWDGSETGSPFPTLVVEYAESGTLLSLQRSHSQHPLPFSIKQKLCYDVGRGLSILHACGIVHGDLKHENVLIFANRNQNPPGQPYTAKLADFGGTVMDMVDDDGREMQGHRLRVSTFPYEAPEVGRQLSTDGAKKTDAYSYGMLIWRCMLDCADMFLLSGLQLPKGRPEEAELERMNEYKRSDQVLEWAMSTISEHFIRKTIPAASLQLVMAALMFTLRGDPGQRALDRAQARMRGMTANLGYSYTLVKDEANRRTTESERYRTPGSHGLTVDTVGYGLGRLGDEYDAQNNLPGYRPDLPHPERGGFHFDPLTLRGLLDWDQQVAMLDEFKAAAEGGAQATVTSLQPWTAAFFLYQCYIVGFGTQINAQEACRWLSKAADPPEEIAGVDYLARAWLTRVYSALGVDIPLSPAQQKENLWWSVIRGHRLCSVDLRALAMQYPQEAAREDWLGSLEEAEWNFKTRTGATGMPFFIRRKLSRAWSVDGDMAALDNEIRMDLGSQYDSCVRQSAGENGQEAGDDQEKRFDKIYVNHKGHGLLHLAAAYGSEAALRHMLHKYDCSIDLRNQSHSETPLLCAVKAGNPQCVELLLDRGALPDGHKPGSEGLVEETPLHWLSSFGETRDEEEYMHRLIDRLQAAGADIEKVTGGGRPEVRGIIADWENSLGIPLTPLGRAVLHQSHAAVRRLLAHGADPLGRSSKTAARSPLELAAVLTLPDMLELLLKAVDERDLDDDVDKPIVWDENEMLEAAHSGAVTGYDPLTLQSRLVRCGSNYKVWLRRTLQMLRDRRRHQEGAAGKALVADSSGGASLCREIKLGNSDIVEALLNIGHPVEGTPGSRPIEAAILSNNGTAYDILTTNLSPLSFPENENKTLLQLFASRPRTAPRDTAIAEHLIASGVSVEPHPQSSLPGALSLAIYRRYFDLADLLIAHGAGSELNSYYTPPSTTDTDQVSLLGALLKQHSFATLDSISYLARIHSAGKVSISPLVNRTCNLTAVHMLCLQPAEEWNSHSQISDCIVQKIIEMFPDKESLGEHAAHPKLGTPLNAAIVAANTPMVTALLDSDHVAAVDAPEQPSQLDCDGASPLSPRVLATLLAQRSMADFEAALAASTAPPAHELDKLKRRFDIAGMLAVPPGQAPPDAPAGLVFRHPIEYDAKLRRYELELASVGAARPADLHVPIVGMRSLGLDEQQQQQGGSLGGEGGSGSTTRDPNLPVDLSVLTEEQPTGWHEGVEMTQLMALRVFLKTFRGSEAGRLGLDGTNALMNQTYNRNRAGAADGS; translated from the coding sequence ATGACCACCTACGTATATCCCAGCGCCTTCAGTCCGTTGACCTCTCAGCTTGGTGTGAGCGTCGGAGCCGGGGCCGCAGGAGCCATCACATCAGCCAACGACGAAGCCACGACTTCGTCAAAGTCTGCCAAGGACGCCAGCTTCGCGACCTTCATCTGCCACACTGCCTACCTCGAGGGGCAGCTACGAAAGGGCGACCAGTCTGCATTCTTTGCAGCTGGTGGGAAGCAAATTGTTAATCGTAAGAGGATTGGAGAGGGCGCTTCGTTCCTCGTCGACCGGGCCGAATTGCAAAGCAACACCGAGACagacggcagccaaggccccaAGTACGTCGCGGTAAAGACGGCCAAAGAACCGACTGCCGACGCCGAAAGCAGTGGAAGATGGCGCGATATTTTGTTCGAGATACGCGCCCTGCTGCACGAGCCCCTCCGCTACCACCCAAACATTGTTCACCTTCTCGACATTCGCTGGGACGGCAGCGAGACAGGCTCTCCCTTCCCGACGCTGGTGGTTGAATATGCCGAGTCCGGGACCCTGCTCAGTCTGCAGAGATCACATTCCCAGCATCCCCTCCCCTTCTCCATCAAACAGAAGCTATGCTACGATGTCGGCAGAGGGCTGTCGATCCTTCACGCGTGCGGTATCGTCCACGGTGACCTGAAGCACGAAAACGTGCTCATATTCGCGAACCGCAATCAAAACCCTCCCGGCCAGCCTTACACGGCCAAGCTTGCCGATTTCGGTGGCACCGTGATGGACATGGTGGACGACGACGGGCGCGAGATGCAGGGCCACCGGCTGCGCGTCAGCACGTTTCCCTACGAGGCGCCCGAGGTCGGCAGGCAGCTGTCCACCGACGGGGCCAAGAAGACGGACGCATACTCGTACGGCATGCTCATCTGGCGCTGCATGCTCGACTGCGCCGACATGTTCCTTCTGAGCGGCCTGCAGCTGCCCAAGGGCCGACCCGAGGAGGCAGAGCTGGAGAGGATGAACGAGTACAAGCGGTCGGATCAGGTGCTGGAGTGGGCCATGTCTACGATTTCGGAACATTTTATCAGAAAGACAATACCGGCGGCGAGCTTGCAGTTGGTCATGGCCGCCCTCATGTTCACCCTCCGCGGGGACCCGGGGCAGCGGGCCTTGGATCGGGCGCAGGCGCGCATGAGGGGTATGACGGCGAATTTGGGCTATTCTTATACCCTGGTCAAGGACGAGGCCAACAGGAGGACGACAGAGAGTGAGCGTTACAGGACCCCGGGCAGCCATGGATTGACGGTGGATACGGTGGGTTATGGGCTTGGAAGATTGGGGGACGAGTACGACGCGCAGAACAACTTGCCCGGTTACCGGCCCGACCTACCTCATCCTGAAAGAGGTGGCTTCCACTTTGATCCGCTGACTCTACGCGGTCTGCTCGACTGGGATCAACAAGTGGCCATGCTGGACGAGttcaaggccgccgccgagggggGAGCCCAAGCAACAGTAACAAGCCTACAGCCCTGGACGGCCGCATTCTTCCTGTACCAGTGTTACATTGTCGGATTCGGTACCCAAATAAACGCACAAGAGGCCTGCAGGTGGCTGTCCAAGGCAGCCGACCCTCCCGAAGAGATTGCCGGCGTGGACTACCTGGCGAGAGCATGGCTCACGCGCGTATACTCGGCGCTCGGCGTCGACATCCCCCTCAGCCCCGCACAGCAAAAGGAAAACCTCTGGTGGAGCGTCATCCGAGGTCACCGGCTGTGCTCTGTCGACCTGCGCGCCCTTGCTATGCAAtacccgcaagaagccgctCGAGAAGACTGGTTGGGATCTTTGGAAGAGGCCGAGTGGAACTTCAAGACGAGAACCGGTGCGACTGGCATGCCATTTTTCATCCGACGAAAGCTGTCACGAGCTTGGTCCGTTGACGGAGACATGGCGGCGCTCGACAACGAGATCAGGATGGACCTAGGCAGCCAGTACGACTCTTGCGTCAGACAGTCAGCAGGCGAGAACGGCCAAGAGGCCGGGGACGACCAGGAGAAGCGCTTTGACAAGATCTACGTCAACCACAAAGGCCACGGTCTTCTTCACCTCGCGGCAGCGTATGGATCCGAGGCTGCCCTCCGCCACATGCTCCACAAGTACGACTGCAGCATTGATCTGCGTAACCAGTCCCACAGCGAGACGCCGCTCCTCTGTGCCGTCAAGGCCGGAAACCCACAGTGCGTCGAGCTTCTCCTCGACCGTGGCGCCCTGCCAGATGGCCACAAGCCCGGCAGCGAGGGCTTGGTGGAGGAAACCCCGCTGCACTGGCTGTCGAGCTTTGGTGAAACCAGAGACGAGGAGGAATACATGCACCGCTTGATCGACAGGCTGCAAGCGGCCGGGGCGGACATTGAGAAGGTCACGGGCGGGGGCAGACCCGAGGTCAGGGGCATCATCGCGGACTGGGAGAATAgcctcggcatcccgctcaCGCCTCTTGGACGTGCGGTCCTGCATCAAAGCCATGCGGCTGTTCGGAGGCTCTTGGCACATGGCGCCGACCCTCTCGGCAGGAGCAGCAAGACGGCGGCCAGGTCTCCACTGGAGCTGGCTGCCGTATTGACACTGCCTGACATGCTGGAGCTTCTTCTCAAGGCGGTCGACGAGCGCGACTTGGACGACGATGTTGACAAGCCCATTGTCTGGGACGAGAACGAAATGCTCGAGGCGGCGCACAGCGGTGCCGTCACGGGCTATGACCCCCTGACGCTGCAGAGCAGACTCGTGCGCTGCGGGTCAAACTACAAGGTTTGGCTTCGACGGACGCTACAGATGCTGCGAGATCGAAGGCGCCATCAGGAAGGAGCCGCAGGGAAGGCTCTTGTTGCAGACTCCAGCGGAGGTGCGAGCCTCTGCCGTGAAATCAAGCTTGGAAACTCAGACATTGTCGAAGCACTCCTCAACATCGGCCATCCGGTAGAAGGGACGCCGGGTTCGCGGCCGATAGAGGCTGCCATCCTGTCGAATAACGGCACCGCGTATGATATTCTCACCACGAACCTTTCCCCACTGAGCTTCCCGGAGAACGAAAACAAGACTCTACTGCAGCTGTTTGCTTCCAGGCCAAGAACAGCACCACGCGACACCGCCATCGCCGAGCATCTCATAGCCAGCGGCGTTTCCGTTGAGCCTCATCCCCAAAGCAGCCTTCCTGGAGCCTTAAGCCTTGCCATCTATAGGCGGTACTTTGACCTCGCAGACCTGCTGATTGCACACGGCGCAGGATCAGAGCTCAACTCTTACTACACACCACCAAGCACAACCGACACGGACCAAGTCTCTCTGCTGGGGGCGCTCCTCAAACAACACAGCTTTGCAACGCTAGATTCCATCTCGTACCTGGCGCGCATCCACAGCGCTGGCAAAGTCAGCATCAGCCCGCTGGTCAACCGGACGTGCAACCTCACCGCCGTCCACATGCTATGCCTGCAGCCGGCAGAGGAATGGAACAGCCACTCGCAGATCTCGGACTGCATAGTCCAGAAGATCATCGAAATGTTTCCAGACAAGGAAAGCCTGGGAGAGCACGCGGCGCACCCCAAACTCGGCACCCCTCTCAACGCCGCCATCGTCGCCGCCAACACGCCCATGGTCACCGCGCTCCTGGATTCGGACcacgtcgccgccgtcgacgcgCCCGAGCAGCCCAGCCAGCTCGACTGCGACGGCGCCTCGCCCCTCAGCCCCCGCGTCCTCGCCACCTTGCTCGCCCAGCGCTCCATGGCCGACTTTGAagccgccctggccgcctCGACGGCCCCGCCAGCGCACGAGCTCGACAAGCTGAAGCGCCGGTTCGACATTGCAGGCATGCTCGCCGTGCCGCCGGGCCAGGCCCCGCCCGACGCGCCCGCCGGCCTCGTCTTCCGGCACCCGATCGAGTACGACGCCAAGCTGCGGCGCTACGAGCTGGAGCTGGCGTCTGTCGGGGCAGCGAGGCCCGCCGATCTCCACGTGCCGATTGTGGGGATGCGGTCGCTGGGCCTGgacgagcagcagcagcagcagggtgGGAGTTTGGGCGGTGAAggtggcagcggcagcacgaCTAGAGATCCGAATCTGCCCGTTGACCTGTCCGTGCTGACGGAGGAGCAGCCGACCGGGTGGCACGAGGGCGTCGAGATGACGCAGCTCATGGCCCTCAGGGTCTTTCTCAAGACCTTTCGCGGCTCCGAGGCTGGAAGGCTGGGGCTCGATGGGACGAATGCATTGATGAACCAGACTTATAATAGGAACAGGGCTGGCGCTGCAGATGGTAGCTGA
- a CDS encoding membrane transporter codes for MGWYQWQLFVVVGFGWASDNLWPIVTSLIFTPIANEFGPPKPPLLSLAQNIGLLAGAVFWGFGCDVFGRKWAFNLTLGLTAVWGMVASSAPSFAAIGTFAALWSFGVGGNLPVDSAIFLEFLPASHQYLLTILSIDWALAQVVATLVAWPLLGNMTCQQGQTCTRESNMGWRYFVIAMGGMTLVMFVIRFACFTIHESPKYLMGKGRDEDAIRIVQEVARRNGKTTRLTIEDLRACEPEGYVAQTGATAAMKRHLLENIDGSHVKTLFSSRRLGISTGMIMAIWALIGLAYPLYNAFLPFILSQRGAVYGDSSTFITYRNSLIIAVLGVPGALLGGLLIETPYVGRKGTLAVSTALTGVFLYGTTTADSSNGLLGWNCGFNFASNVMFAVLYGYTPELFPTPQRGTGNALAATCNRIFGIMAPIVAIFADLRTAAPVYTSGALFIGAGCLVLLLPFESRGKAAL; via the exons ATGGGTTGGTATCAATGGCagcttttcgtcgtcgttggTTTTGGCTGGGCCAGTGACAACCTCTGGCCCATTGTGACCTCGCTCATCTTTACGCCCATCGCCAATGAGTTTGGTCCTCCGAAACCGCCGCTTCTTTCCTTGGCTCAGAATATTGGACTCCTGGCGGGCGCTGTATTT TGGGGATTTGGCTGTgatgtctttggaaggaagTGGGCGTTCAACCTCACACTGGGCCTAACAGCGGTCTGGGGAATGGTGGCCTCCAGCGCACCGAGCTTTGCAGCGATAGGCACGTTTGCTGCCCTTTGGTCTTTTGGCGTGGGAGGAAACCTGCCTGTCGATTCCGCAATATTCCTCGAATTTCTGCCCGCGTCGCACCAATACCTTTTGACGATACTTTCAATCGACTGGGCTCTGGCCCAAGTTGTGGCTACTTTGGTCGCATGGCCACTCCTCGGCAACATGACATGCCAGCAAGGCCAAACGTGCACCAGAGAGTCCAACATGGGATGGCGTTATTTCGTCATAGCAATGGGCGGAATGACACTGGTCATGTTTGTCATCCGTTTCGCCTGCTTCACTATCCACGAGTCCCCAAAGTATCTCATGGGCAAGGGCCGCGACGAAGACGCCATTCGTATTGTACAAGAAGTCGCCCGGCGCAACGGCAAGACCACACGGCTCACCATCGAAGACCTACGCGCTTGCGAGCCCGAGGGCTACGTCGCCCAAACCGGAGCCACGGCGGCCATGAAACGCCACCTCCTGGAGAACATTGACGGCAGCCACGTCAAGACTCTGTTCTCCTCGCGCCGTCTGGGCATCAGCACTGGCATGATCATGGCCATATGGGCACTCATTGGCCTCGCATACCCACTATACAACGCCTTTCTCCCCTTTATACTAAGCCAGCGAGGGGCAGTCTACGGCGACAGCAGCACATTCATCACATATCGCAACAGTCTCATCATAGCTGTACTGGGAGTTCCTGGCGCCCTGCTGGGTGGCTTGCTGATCGAGACGCCGTACGTCGGGCGCAAGGGGACTCTGGCCGTCAGCACGGCGCTCACGGGGGTGTTCCTGTACGGCACGACGACGGCCGATTCCAGCAACGGGCTGCTGGGCTGGAACTGCGGCTTCAACTTTGCCAGCAACGTCATGTTTGCCGTCTTGTACGGTTACACACCGGAGCTGTTCCCGACACCTCAGAGAGGAACGGGCAATGCTCTTGCAGCCACTTGCAATCGGATCTTTGGAATCATGGCG CCTATTGTCGCCATTTTTGCAGATCTACGAACAGCAGCTCCGGTCTATACCAGCGGTGCCCTCTTTATAGGTGCGGGGTGTTTGGTGTTGCTACTTCCGTTTGAGTCAAGGGGGAAAGCCGCACTCTGA